A window of the Lepisosteus oculatus isolate fLepOcu1 chromosome 14, fLepOcu1.hap2, whole genome shotgun sequence genome harbors these coding sequences:
- the LOC138242823 gene encoding zinc finger protein 180-like, protein MNHLLNKRPQQDQRMIKNHSRPCSDGVDKLPLWHREEQRFCQSSISKPYQHLHTGERPFSCSQCGKSFSQSHDLKRHQRIHTGERPFSCSQCGKSFRDSSALIVHQRIHTGERPFSCSQCGKSFRQSSNLIVHQAIHTGERLFSCCQCGKRFSQSHHLKAHQHIHTGERPFSCSQCGKSFRDSSTLKAHQRIHTGERSFSCSQCGKSFSKSSTLRTHQRIHTGEKPFSCSQCGKCFSLSSNLRTHQRIQTGERLFCCSQRGKSFSN, encoded by the coding sequence ATGAACCATTTGCTGAATAAGAGACCCCAGCAGGATCAGAGGATGATTAAGAATCactcaaggccttgctcagatggagtggacaaactgccATTATGGCACAGGGAGGAGCAGCgtttctgtcagtctagcatttcaaaaccctaccagcaccttcacacaggagagagacctttcagctgcagtcagtgtgggaagagttttagtcagtcacatgacttaaaaaggcatcagcgcattcacacaggagagagaccattcagctgcagtcagtgtgggaagagttttagagaCTCAAGTGCCTTAATagtccaccagcgcattcacacaggagagagaccatttagctgcagtcagtgtgggaagagctttAGACAGTCAAGTAACTTAATAGTTCACCAGgccattcacacaggagagagattattcagctgctgtcagtgtgggaagcgTTTTAGTCAGTCACACCATTTAAAAGCACACCAGCATATtcacacaggggagagaccATTCAGttgtagtcagtgtgggaagagttttagagaCTCAAGTACCTTAAAAGCCCACCAGcgtattcacacaggagagagatcgttcagctgcagtcagtgtgggaagagttttagtaaatCAAGTACCTTAagaacccaccagcgcattcacacaggagagaaaccattcagctgcagtcagtgtgggaaatgTTTTAGTCTGTCAAGTAACTTAagaacccaccagcgcattcaaaCAGGAGAGAGGCTATTTTGCTGCAGTCAgcgtgggaagagttttagtaacTGA